The following are from one region of the Cetobacterium somerae genome:
- a CDS encoding YjjG family noncanonical pyrimidine nucleotidase — translation MKYNTLIFDADDTLFDFKASEMEALEKTLIGYGIDYDKEYHLPIYKEINSKIWKELEEGKITQSELKIERFRRYCNHLNYTFDPYDFADRYMDNLSKSSILFHDSLDLIKELYGKYKLFIITNGLTKVQNGRIRNSLIAPYFNDIIVSEEVGVSKPNPEIFKIALENNQIENISDILMIGDSLSSDIKGGINFGIDTCLYNPKKISIDSEIKPTYEISNLKGLLDLLLK, via the coding sequence ATGAAATACAATACATTAATTTTTGATGCAGACGATACTTTATTTGATTTTAAAGCATCTGAAATGGAAGCTTTAGAAAAAACTTTAATTGGTTATGGGATTGACTACGATAAGGAATACCACTTGCCAATATACAAAGAGATAAACAGTAAAATATGGAAAGAGTTAGAGGAGGGAAAAATAACTCAAAGTGAGTTAAAAATAGAGAGATTTAGAAGATATTGTAATCATCTTAACTATACTTTTGATCCATATGATTTTGCGGATAGATATATGGACAATCTTTCTAAATCTTCAATTCTTTTTCATGATAGTTTAGATTTAATAAAGGAGTTATATGGAAAATATAAACTGTTCATTATAACCAATGGATTGACAAAGGTTCAAAATGGAAGAATTAGAAACTCTTTAATAGCTCCATATTTCAATGATATTATAGTTTCTGAGGAGGTTGGAGTTTCAAAACCAAATCCTGAAATATTTAAAATAGCTTTAGAAAACAACCAGATAGAAAATATATCAGATATTTTAATGATTGGAGATAGTTTAAGTTCAGATATAAAAGGTGGAATAAATTTTGGAATTGATACATGTTTATATAATCCAAAAAAGATCTCAATAGATAGTGAGATTAAACCAACCTATGAAATTTCAAATTTAAAAGGGCTTTTAGATCTATTATTAAAATAA
- a CDS encoding bifunctional metallophosphatase/5'-nucleotidase, whose protein sequence is MKKFLGLLTLGLAIISTNLMGAEVTILHTNDLHAHVEPFLFRGLDANRKVGGFANITTYVKNVKEQEKGKREVLFLDAGDYFTGPYISSLTEGEAIIDIMNTMGFDAATVGNHEFDHGWENGREKLKQATFPIVLGNVYEDKTGKPFWDKPYMIIERNGLKIGVIGLHGVFAFNDTVAAIMRKGITAQDEDEHLKKYIAELKDKTDIVVLLVHQGIPARQSSFGGDDVERALKRDIDMAKTIPGIDILVTGHAHQGTPEPIKVNDTLIVSTNGQGSQVGRLDFTYDEKTGKITKYNGKLVTIYDDEITPDTKTQESIDKWKNKIEGITSKVIGQTDKTLTRSYGTESLLGNLFADSLMEAGKEFGSQFAVTNSGGIRNDIESGEITFGSIISAAPFPNELTILDLTGAQVEEMFEHAAGLTNGVLQVSSEVRMTYDPEKEVGKRITKLTINGEKIDKNKKYRVATNDFLANGGDGFSSFLEGTNRVGKGGYMVYSAMIDYISKRGTVSPQLEERVITVK, encoded by the coding sequence ATGAAAAAGTTTTTAGGTTTACTTACTTTGGGATTAGCAATTATTTCTACAAATCTGATGGGAGCGGAGGTAACAATTCTTCATACAAATGATCTCCATGCACATGTGGAACCTTTTTTATTTAGAGGATTAGATGCTAATAGAAAAGTGGGAGGTTTTGCTAATATAACAACTTATGTAAAAAATGTAAAAGAGCAAGAAAAAGGAAAAAGAGAAGTTCTTTTTTTAGATGCAGGAGATTATTTTACAGGTCCTTATATCAGTTCTTTAACTGAAGGAGAAGCAATAATCGATATAATGAACACAATGGGATTTGATGCAGCTACTGTAGGAAATCACGAATTTGATCACGGTTGGGAAAATGGAAGAGAAAAGTTAAAGCAAGCTACCTTCCCTATAGTTTTAGGAAATGTTTATGAAGATAAAACAGGAAAACCATTTTGGGATAAACCTTATATGATAATTGAAAGAAATGGATTAAAGATAGGTGTAATTGGACTTCATGGAGTTTTTGCTTTCAATGATACTGTTGCAGCTATAATGCGTAAAGGAATCACAGCGCAAGATGAAGATGAGCATCTAAAAAAATATATTGCTGAGTTAAAGGATAAAACAGATATTGTTGTACTACTTGTTCATCAAGGAATTCCCGCAAGACAATCTTCTTTTGGTGGAGACGATGTAGAAAGAGCTCTTAAAAGAGATATTGATATGGCTAAAACGATTCCTGGAATAGATATTCTTGTAACTGGTCATGCACATCAAGGAACTCCTGAGCCAATTAAAGTAAATGATACGTTAATAGTTTCAACTAATGGTCAAGGATCTCAAGTTGGAAGATTAGATTTTACTTATGATGAAAAGACAGGGAAAATAACAAAATATAATGGAAAACTTGTTACAATTTATGATGATGAAATCACACCAGATACAAAAACTCAAGAATCTATTGATAAATGGAAAAATAAAATAGAAGGAATTACAAGTAAAGTGATTGGGCAAACAGATAAAACTTTAACACGTTCATATGGAACAGAATCTCTTCTTGGAAATCTTTTTGCAGATTCACTTATGGAAGCTGGAAAAGAGTTTGGGTCACAATTTGCTGTAACAAATAGTGGTGGTATCAGAAACGATATTGAGTCTGGAGAGATAACTTTTGGAAGTATTATAAGTGCCGCTCCATTTCCAAATGAATTAACAATTCTTGATTTAACTGGTGCACAAGTAGAAGAGATGTTTGAACACGCAGCAGGACTGACTAATGGAGTTTTACAGGTGTCATCAGAGGTTAGAATGACTTACGATCCAGAAAAAGAAGTTGGAAAAAGAATAACTAAATTAACAATTAATGGTGAAAAAATAGATAAAAATAAAAAATATAGAGTGGCCACAAATGATTTCTTAGCTAATGGTGGAGATGGATTTTCGTCATTCTTAGAGGGAACAAATAGAGTAGGTAAAGGTGGATATATGGTTTATTCTGCAATGATAGATTATATTTCAAAAAGAGGAACTGTTTCACCTCAATTAGAAGAAAGAGTTATAACAGTTAAATAA
- the rarD gene encoding EamA family transporter RarD — protein MENNQKGMLYSLSAFILWGLFPLYWTNLKNIPALEIVSHRIIWSFFFLIIFVILKKQKNELVEIFKNKKTIYYIILAATFNCANWMAYIFLVNSNRVLEASLGYFINPLLLILAGRFIFKETLSKYQKTAIILATLGVCYMSIIYQKLPLYSLLVAGTFTGYSIAKKKIKIDPILALTIETLVYFPVAILYLLMIKGGKGIEAANFDKILLMGAGVVTVIPLFLFSLGTKLSKLSSIGFFQYLTPTLVLLLGVFVFGENFSSVHVITFSLIWSGLIIYTASLFRINR, from the coding sequence ATGGAAAATAATCAAAAAGGGATGTTGTATTCTTTAAGTGCATTTATATTATGGGGACTTTTTCCTTTGTATTGGACAAATCTAAAAAATATTCCAGCTTTAGAGATTGTTTCACACAGAATAATTTGGTCTTTTTTCTTTCTAATTATTTTTGTGATTTTAAAAAAACAAAAAAATGAGTTAGTTGAGATTTTTAAAAATAAAAAAACAATATATTATATTATTTTAGCTGCTACATTTAACTGTGCAAACTGGATGGCATATATCTTTTTAGTTAATAGTAACCGTGTTTTAGAAGCTAGCTTAGGATACTTTATAAATCCACTGCTTTTAATTCTTGCTGGAAGATTTATCTTTAAAGAAACTTTAAGTAAATATCAAAAAACTGCAATCATTTTAGCTACATTAGGAGTATGCTATATGTCTATCATATATCAAAAGCTACCTTTATACTCTCTTTTAGTAGCTGGAACTTTTACAGGGTACAGTATAGCAAAAAAGAAAATCAAAATTGATCCAATTTTAGCATTAACAATTGAAACATTGGTGTATTTTCCAGTTGCAATTTTATACTTACTAATGATTAAAGGTGGAAAAGGAATAGAAGCAGCAAATTTTGATAAAATTTTATTGATGGGAGCAGGAGTTGTAACAGTAATCCCACTTTTTCTTTTCTCTTTAGGGACAAAGCTATCAAAGTTATCATCTATTGGATTTTTTCAATATCTTACCCCTACATTGGTTTTACTACTTGGAGTGTTTGTATTTGGAGAGAATTTTTCAAGCGTACATGTTATAACCTTCTCTTTAATTTGGAGTGGTCTTATTATATATACTGCATCTCTTTTTAGAATAAATAGATAA